AATAAACAGAGTTTGAGCCAACTTTAAAGAAAAAAGGGGGgaaaagaggagagagagaactTTATAGCAGAACGCAGAAATTCCAGGACAACATGCTTACATCAGGATTGAGATTTGCAACAAGAATTGTACACCTGTCGTTTGTTCCGGTTATCCCAGGAGGCAAGCCTCCCCCAAAGGCAGCTGCAATTGCTGCAGCATTGGCCAtctataaaattcaaaacaaattgGTAAAAACTCAAATTAATAATAGTTTCAAGATCAGAAAACTCAATCTCCAAAATCAATTACGAATAATCCAGCAAGCCTGGTGTTTAGTACATTCACCAATGTTTCTTCAAAtgcaaaaataaattaaaaaaggaGACATAAACCATTAGGCATTTCAAATGCTACTTTGCATGAAATGCCAAAAGGATAATGACTTCCTCATATATTCAATAGTGCATCAAAATTAGCAAATAGTGACTTCGACTTGGCTCGAAAGGTACCCCACCTGTGAATATCCTCCAGCtgtgaaaaaagagaaaaagaaaagaaaaattttagcgcataatatttaataaaaactaGCACATAATACAAACACGACAAACCAACCAAAGCAACTTAAAAGGTTTAGCACCTCCTCTACCTCCAGAACCTTGAACACCATAAATGCTTCCTGCATCACCATATCCAGGCTATTTCGTAGAAGATGAaggaagaaaaatatattagaaTGGGCTCTCcaaaagatcaacaagaaattTTGGTTGATAAATAGATAAAGAAAAGAGTCACGCAGAGCATACTTGTGAAGATCGGCCTTTCTGCTCTGTTGGAAGATTTGGGTTTGTGAAGTCCCTGCGGAACATTATTAAAAAACACAGAAACAATGAATACGAaatgtaaataaaagatattGAAGTAGGAAAAATTAAAtgttaaaaaagaaagaacCAACAAAATCACCTTGATCGATCATTGTTGTAGTTCACTTGTAATTCATCAAGGCTGCAATTAACAATGAATTTAACATCCAATAGTAAGTTTTAGAACCCAGAAACCAATTAATGATGAAATTACTTGAGATAAATTTAACCTACTTCGAGAACTGAATGTCCAGTTGACAGCAACCATCATATATGTTGCGTCCCTAGAATTTTTCAGAAATATAACCATAATATTAGCAAGCCAATATCAGAATTAACAAGCCAATTAGTGCCTAGCTCCTAGTAAATTGTAAACAACCTGAAGTGTACTTCTAGCGGTAACAGCACTTTGACGTGATTGATACTGGATGAGAGCCTGAAAGCCTACACAGTTTTGCAAATATATGATGAAATTTACAGTAGAATACACAAAAAagctaaaaataaaataaatttgcaGAAGCATAAAaaatttgctaatattaatgaACAATCTTCCATCATTTTCCAATGACCTACAAAAAAGAACAACCAAAGTATTCATCTATTCCAAAATACCATTCCCTCATTCACCGAGTTAAAGCCCAAGGCAAAAGAAAAGAGTGGAAAAGCGAATaggtaaaagaaagaaagagagcgAGAATCCAAGAGAATCTAACCAGCTGACTTCTGAAACGTTACAATCTTTTCAACATATCCATGGGGGGAAAACACTTGATGTAGCACATCCACTGTTATAGGATACAGCATGTGGTGAATTGTAACTAAGAGAATTCGATTTGGCTGTGCATCCAGCAGTTCCCAACAGCAGAGAGCatagagaaagaaagagagatagagagaaaGGAGAATAAATAGAGAAGTACATTGAATACGGAAGAAgccaaccaaaaaaaaaaaagaacgagAAACTACAGAAGATACTAACTTAACACAACCCACTTCAATGGAACTATATAAATAGTATAGAGGAAAGTCTCgcattaaaaactaaaaaatgtgactgccaaaataaaaaagaagctTACTGATGTTTCATATTTTACATAATCAACAAGCCCGGGCATATTTTTTCATGTTTaagaaaatattataaaatgCCAACCTCATCTTCACGTCCTTGATTTTGATCCATTGTAGTTAGTTCTTGATGTGAGGAAAACTGGACATAAACATTTCTCCCCCTGGAATGAAACAAAAAGACAATTAGATTATTACGGCAATATTCTAGAACTCAATGCGAACAAGGAGCGCCCTTCCGAATCTCTAAACATGATGTCCAAGGTCAAGCTATCAAAATAGCATTCAATGAAATACCGTAAAGGATTTAAAAGAGATGTGACATAATATATTTATACCTAATGCTAGGCTGAACATTTGCATAAAATTGTAAAGCACTAATTGCGGACGGAACATCTTGCATTTGGAGAAGAGCCTACAAGGATGATAGATAGTGCAACATAACTAATTCAGCTGAAATTTCACAAAGCAAGGGAAAAACACATGGTCTAATTTGAAGGCATAAAGAAACCTGATTTTTAGCACGCAACATAACAAGCTTTGTGATGACTCCAAAAGGCTGAAATAGCTGAAGTAAATCATTCTGCAATCAACAGAGTAACAATACAATATACATAAATCATTTGAGAGAAATTCAAAACACAGCTTAGAATGAAGTGACTATAATTAGAATCCACAGTTCCACATTATAGCTAAAGAAGAAACTGTCACTATAAATAACAGAAAATGGAATGTAGAACTGAATCAACTGATTACAAGATGGTCTTAAGAAAAGTTACTTCCTTTCAGAAAAAAAGTGAATATCACAATATAGATATGATGATCATGTTACAAAACAATGGAATAATATACACCAAACAAAGtagcaagagagagagagagagagagagagagagagagagagaaagaataTACTTCAGATATCTCATGCCCCACATTTCGAACGTGAATGACCTTGGAAGGTTCAGCCATTGCAAATTACCTataaaaacaatgaaaaagggaatattttttgttaacaTTCTTCCCAATTTAAGGATAGCAACAAACCCCAAAAAGTTCTTTAGTAAAATTTGGGGCATGCTTTGAATTAAAATGCTAACTCTCTAACTCAACAAAGGTACAAAATATTCACCCATTACAATTTCTTTGCAAAACTCAATTGACAATATTCCAGATTCGAATTCCAAATTGTGTAAATcgcttaaaaaaaaaaaaaacaaactttCTGTTGCTCAAGCGAATTAAACAGAAGACCAGATACCCAATTCAAGTCCTGAATCTAGGAAGCAAAAGGGCTTCTCCAATTTCCAACAAAGATCACAAAAAGTTCATCGAAATCGTAGCATGTCAGCTCAGAGTACAAATCgttcagagagagagagaacttGCCTGaagagagtgagagagagagagagagagagagcgacGCACTAAGCTGTGAATTTCATGCCCTATTGCTTACGAACATAGACGTTCAGCTACGCAACTGGCTCAAcaatgagtttttttttttttctggacaaaaaaataaattatttcagctaagaaaatattttaattggaGTAAAACTgtaaaagttaatatttttcAGAAAAATATATGTGTATATGGTTTTTCTGTATATATAAtcttttttaagttttaagttATACATCTAAAACacaatatatttttatagtttttacTTATTTATTATAGTTTAGTCTTTTAAGTTATACATTTAGTATAAAACACACAGCATTTTTATAtgtaacttattttatttatcttttttagaAATTAGCAAAAGAGATAAActcatataaataattaaatacatatCATATCATCTACTTCTGTTATATATGTGATTTACTTTTTATACACtgataatagaaaaaaaaattacattgacatctaattatttaatgacatattaaaaaatatgaaattaaaattaattgatatattaatttatatcaaGTAGTCTATGCATCTGAGTTGATGGGTTCAAATTTGcttgttttgtttagtttaaaTTCTATGATTCTCTGGTTCTGTGATTCTGATTCTGTGATTATGTGATTCTGAATTAATTTTTGGTTTTCTGCACTTATTTtgcttgttttgaaattttgttaATGATACTGATGAATTACTGTACTTGTTTACTGATTTTGTTAATTTGGGTTGTTTGTTTTgaattgattttgtgatttaatttattaataactcTGATtctgtgattttggttgttttgagttgattttgtgatttatttgtattcaatttctgctcaatctatttgttcattgttgctgattgttgttcattatttgttcattgttgctgaatgttagtaattttattttgttgtgtTTCTGCCtctgtttttttaattattttaattatttgttcaTTATTGTTCATTGTTGTTGATTCCTAGTACTTGTTGTTCATGATCTGGTATTGGTCTTTGGCAGGATATAAGAAGAGAACTTggaattaatataattgatgaACAGAAGGTGCAATTGTCTAAGGTAATTGGTCTTTCTACACATGTCTCGGTTGCGGCTTTTAGTTTCAAGAGAAATAGGTGGGCACAATGTATTTATGTATTGCCTACATTTTTTTGTGAGTCTTGTGTTATTTTGTGTCATTTAATAGAGTTAGTTCATTTGTTTTACTACATTTAGGAATTCCTTGACATGTTTGTGAAATTGTGATTCCGAGTTTCatttattttgatttctttTGTCGTTCAATTTCATTGAATCAATACTTTTGTTAGTTATTGCATATTTGTGTTATATGATTTTAATGTTATAATTTTGCGAAATAGTATGACAGACTTTTCTTTGAGTTGATTAAAAAAACCAaacaaaccgaaccaaaccaaaccaattttaattggtttggtttggttcggatggtctttataaaaaaaatcgaaCCAAATTGAACCATAGTTTAATTAAACTATTGGATCGAGTGACTTTTCTTtaaaaaaccgaaccaaaccgaccCCGAATACCCCTAATTCAAAGTGTGCCCAAGTTTCTCAACACCTGAAACCCATTAACCCACACAATCCCTTCCAGCCTAATGCATTCCTCTCTCCTTCCAACCCTAATTTCCTCAACGAGGTGACTGAAGCCAAAAAGAACGCCTCCACTCCACCGTCCTTACCACTATCAGCACCGGCAGTGGCCCCCAGCCGTTGCCACCATCGCCACTCGAAGATTCTGTCACGTCGTCGTCGTCGGGTGGTCCGTTTGAAGCTTCTGTCGCCGTCGTTATCGTTGGGTGGTCCATTTGAAGGTTAGGTTGTAGCTTCTGTTGTCGGTCGCCTCTGTCCTGCCGAGCATCTCTCTGCCACTCTAGGCCGTCTCTGCTCTCTCTTACTCAGTGAGTTTCTtagtgttttatttttttttaatctgttAATGATATAAATTGCTGGCTTGCTGGAGTTGCGGCAGAGTAGTTcactttttcaattaatatttattctgttaattatatgaattactggcttgttggagttgttgcagaatttttcagtttttcaattaatattttttattctgtcaATTCTGCTGCAGAATTGCTGTAATGTTGAATGGGGAATAGAAAAAAAGTTCATAGATGAAGGTTTAGTACTTCGTaattaaagagagagagaagtacCCCACAattaagaagagagaaaaaagcATTAAAATTCTGTTTgggttaaaaaaaatttattttattattttaattttaatttattttatactttaattcatattaaattattacaaaattatgaaaaaaaaattaaaaagataaaaatatttttctaggattaatttaaaagactaaaatatcttttagcattaaatttatttaatttgaattaaaaatttaaattaattatgaaaAAGTAAATCAACTTTGTAGCTAATTTTTAAAGGACAAAAATTCccttttaaataaaatctattgtgtaaacatatatttataaaacaacattagaaaatttttatataaataaaatagaataaatctcTATACTAAAACAAAATACTTAATTAAGTCTAACTAAGTTGTTATAattgttttttaaattatacgCTTTGTtttccgtttttttttttctctttcttcatgtcctcctcctcctcttcattctttttctcctttcttATTCCTTAAGTAATTTCCGTTTATTTTTTAGTTGTTACAGATTGCATCTTTCCAAGGAAAGAGCCCAAGCTAGCTGGTAGGACGAATCCAAGCAACCCAACAACAGCATTCCAACAAAAATGACTAACTTCAACCTGTTCATGTATGCTTTATTTTATCAGATTTTGAATACTAATGTGTTTATTTCGCTATTAAATAAAGTTAGACATGTTAGTAGAATTTTAATGTTCATATATCATTTTGTACCTTTTTAGGTTATAATCTTTTTCATTCacaaaattgagaaaatatCAAGTTTTAGTCAAAGAGAATAGGTGAATCAATAAGAGCATATGagtcaataaaaaaaaacacaataaaataTTCATGATACTAGATATTTGTGTTACGGGTCTTTCTATGATGATTTTACTTGCTATTGTTCTAAACTTCTAAAGGCTTTATTATTTCACTTATGAAAGCATTAGTAGTATGTTATTCACTTATATATTTTGGATCTAAAcattctcatttaatttatcCAATTTTGCATATAGAGCAAGATGTTGACAAGTTTATTCGTGATCGTGATCCTAATCAGCAGTAGGTTAAATTTCAGCAGCTCCCAACATTCTATATATATTGTTGATGGCTCAATATTGTTGTTCATTACAGTCAGTGGTTTTAATGGATAATAGCTTACCTAATAGGTTTTAGCCAGGACTAATTAACCTTGAAAATGAGGTTGACTATTCATTTACAAGGCATTTTTTGAGTTCCTCAAACAATTGATTGAAATTTTAAgacttttaatttcttttaaaaaatataaataataataaataggggtgttgaaaactaaaaaaaaattgtctatcgaaataaaaaaattaaattattacacACGTATTCAATTATATAACGTtacattagtaaaaataattatattttacattacCTGTGCGAATGATCATCTAAAAAAACGGATGTGATTGCATGATTGTgtaaaatgtaaaaaataaattatttcagTTTAGAAAATTAATCTAATTGGAGTAAAAGTCATTCCATATGCAATATTTTTCAGAAAATATATGTGCATATAGTTTTTCTGTATATATAATCTTTTGAGTTTTAAGTTATACATCTAAAACACAATATATTTCTATAAGTTTTACTTATTTATTATAGTTAGGTCCAGTTTGGGTAATCAACTTAATTAAGCTACtttttataaaataacttaaacaataaatgactctgttaaaagtaatttataaataagttattttgtgtttgaatttttaactctaaaagtgcttattttataaaaatgtaatGAAAAGTAGAAGTATTAtgagagaagtcattttttttaacttctctataagCTCCAAAATAGCTTCTTAAAAAGTTacaatttggttttgaaaattgcaccaaacattaataatttaatactactacttttcataagtcaaaagttaaaaaaagtTACTTCTAGAGTTTCCTAAACGGGCCCTTAgtcttttaaattttacatttaatataaaacacaacatttttatatataacttatttatttatcttttttaatttgcaaaagaaaaaaaaactcaaataaaTATCATATCATCTACTTTTGTTATATAtgtgatttaatttttatacactgataatagagaaaaaaaagttacattgacatctaattatttattgtcgtattaaaaatattaaattaatatgaatattaattgatatatttttataaCATATGGACCCGTTCAGTCATATAATCCCAATAAAGGAAATGGAAGAGTCCATATAAAGTAGTCTTTGAGCCATATACGCCCCCCCACCCCCtccccaaaaaaaaaagggtccaataaaaaatcttaaCAGAACAAAAAAAAGTTCGACCAAAATAAAGAAAGCAAAATAAATTAACTAAGATTAACAAGGAAGAGGAGTCCTTCAGAGAATTCAAAGTGGGCCCAAGTTTGCCACAGTTCATAGATCATAAGCTAAGATCACATTAGCTTTAAAGGCAGATTATGTGCATGTTTGGACgccattattttgttaaaaaaaatctttttttaatgaaaaagatttttttttattttttaatgtgtttgacaaatttgtagtaataaaagtaaaagtactagtaaaataaaaaaagatcttttttgagaagctataatttacatcttttttaaaagattttttttttcttaaaaaaaaagatattttttatataataaataaacaaaaaaatacttttatattattatacccaaacataattgattgataaaaaaatctttttacataagatattcaaacataaaattacttttacttttctataaaattttttaaaaaaagataactaaaaaaaatctttttcttaaaaactcaCCCAAAGAAGCCTTATATATCCTCCAATTCCAATTAGATTTGTTAAATGAATGATTTATGtgaatttttcttggattcATATAAACGACGGGGTCTCTGCATCCAATCTTCTATAACCGAAAGTCCGAAACCCTAGCCTACGTCTGCCTTCTATataacaaacaaataaatcCTTTCTTCTCTGTGTTCATATTGTTGATGATGGATACAGGAGCATGCCTGTGGATGATGACAGACAACAAAATCTTTGGCATCCGCATTGAGAAGTTAGAAAAATTGGGGAAGAATGAGGTTAGGGATTGGAAATCCCATCTTGAGCCGGCTCCCTTTGATTTCCATTTGGAGCTTCCAGAGGTCAACATGTCTCCCTTTATCTTCGCCTCGAAACTTTTCTTAACCACTGAGCCAAACGATTCTGGCACGAAGATCTACCAAATCTCCTATGTCGGCGGCGATACGGTGGAAATATCTGAGGCGGTAGCGACGGGCGCAATCCCTCCGCTACCGACCGGCTTCCCGAATTACATTGCAAACATTAAAGGTGACGTTTACTTCGTGGGGCAGCTTGACGCACAGGGATTATGTGGTACGGGGTTATGGGTTTTACGTTCCAATTCCAGGGAATGGGTTTCTGTGTCCGCTCCTCCAACCGAATACGACTCTGATAATCTTGGTTGTCCTTTTGGTTTCGTTCTGAAAGACAAGCTGTTCCTGTGTCCCTTGCCCGCACGAGGAATTAGCTATGTTTACGACCCCCCAGCCAACAAATGGACTAGACTGGAGTCCACATTTTCTCCTTCTGATCATCATTCTCTCCCATCCTTTGTGTTAGTGTCGCCCCCTGGGGATGTAGGCGATCGCAGCGTGGTGCTGACAGGGAGAATGAAGAGTCTTCCCGGCCGATCTCGTGTGAAATATGACATACACGCTTTGCTGGTGGATAATCAAGATTATCGTGTTCATCGCCGTCAACGCCTTGATGAGGTGTGGGAGGCGATCCAACCATCCTTCTTTAAAGCTTCGGACTCAGACCTCAGCTTGGTTGACCTTGGCAACAGCAAAGTATGCGTTATGATCGGTGGTCTCGCAGAACGCATTCCATCCCTTTGCATTTTAGTAGTTGAATTAGGGTTGGTACAAGAGGAGGAGCAGCAAAGGTTCTTATCTGTGCGTGTACTCGTCAATCGAGTCTTCGATATGGTGCCTGATAACTTAGAGGACCGCAGTCTTGAAGTGCCCTGCACCTCTTTTATTTTCTCGCTCAGCAAGGGAATGCCTGGCAAACATCCATACTCCCAGGGTATAATGTTGCTT
The genomic region above belongs to Arachis stenosperma cultivar V10309 chromosome 5, arast.V10309.gnm1.PFL2, whole genome shotgun sequence and contains:
- the LOC130980215 gene encoding uncharacterized protein LOC130980215, with the protein product MMDTGACLWMMTDNKIFGIRIEKLEKLGKNEVRDWKSHLEPAPFDFHLELPEVNMSPFIFASKLFLTTEPNDSGTKIYQISYVGGDTVEISEAVATGAIPPLPTGFPNYIANIKGDVYFVGQLDAQGLCGTGLWVLRSNSREWVSVSAPPTEYDSDNLGCPFGFVLKDKLFLCPLPARGISYVYDPPANKWTRLESTFSPSDHHSLPSFVLVSPPGDVGDRSVVLTGRMKSLPGRSRVKYDIHALLVDNQDYRVHRRQRLDEVWEAIQPSFFKASDSDLSLVDLGNSKVCVMIGGLAERIPSLCILVVELGLVQEEEQQRFLSVRVLVNRVFDMVPDNLEDRSLEVPCTSFIFSLSKGMPGKHPYSQDCISPRKVPKLAGGTNPSNPTTSFEQE
- the LOC130982122 gene encoding polypyrimidine tract-binding protein homolog 3 isoform X2, whose translation is MAEPSKVIHVRNVGHEISENDLLQLFQPFGVITKLVMLRAKNQALLQMQDVPSAISALQFYANVQPSIRGRNVYVQFSSHQELTTMDQNQGREDEPNRILLVTIHHMLYPITVDVLHQVFSPHGYVEKIVTFQKSAGFQALIQYQSRQSAVTARSTLQGRNIYDGCCQLDIQFSNLDELQVNYNNDRSRDFTNPNLPTEQKGRSSQPGYGDAGSIYGVQGSGAGGYSQMANAAAIAAAFGGGLPPGITGTNDRCTILVANLNPDRIDEDKLFNLFSIYGNIVRIKLLRNKPDHALIQMGDGFQAELAVHFLKGAMLFGKRLEVNFSKHPNITQGAETHEYVNSNLNRFNRNAAKNYRYCCSPTKMIHLSTLPQDITEEDIVSLVEEHGTIVNSKVFEMNGKKQALVQFETEEQATEALVCKHASPLSGSVIRISFSQLQNI
- the LOC130982122 gene encoding polypyrimidine tract-binding protein homolog 3 isoform X1, giving the protein MAEPSKVIHVRNVGHEISENDLLQLFQPFGVITKLVMLRAKNQALLQMQDVPSAISALQFYANVQPSIRGRNVYVQFSSHQELTTMDQNQGREDEPNRILLVTIHHMLYPITVDVLHQVFSPHGYVEKIVTFQKSAGFQALIQYQSRQSAVTARSTLQGRNIYDGCCQLDIQFSNLDELQVNYNNDRSRDFTNPNLPTEQKGRSSQPGYGDAGSIYGVQGSGGRGAGGYSQMANAAAIAAAFGGGLPPGITGTNDRCTILVANLNPDRIDEDKLFNLFSIYGNIVRIKLLRNKPDHALIQMGDGFQAELAVHFLKGAMLFGKRLEVNFSKHPNITQGAETHEYVNSNLNRFNRNAAKNYRYCCSPTKMIHLSTLPQDITEEDIVSLVEEHGTIVNSKVFEMNGKKQALVQFETEEQATEALVCKHASPLSGSVIRISFSQLQNI